The Planctomycetaceae bacterium genomic interval CAGCACCTTGATGCGCTGGACGAGGGCATCCTCGCGCGCGGCCAGGGCGGTCGCCGTCTCGCGCAGGACTGCGACGTCGGCCTTGGACAGCAGGCTCATCATGGTCGACCAGGCCTGGTCGCGCACGGCGGCGTCGTCTTCGGTCTCCACCCGCGTACGCTGCGAAATGGCGCCGAGATACTTCTGCCCGCCCAGGGTGCCCAGGGCGAGGATGGCCGCACGACGAACGCCGCGGTCGCTGTCGCCCATCAACGGGGCGATCGTCTCGGCGCCGTCGCTGAATCCCTGTTGCGCCATCGCGTTGAGCGCCGCCAGGCGGACGGTGGCCGCCCGGTCGCTCAGCGCCCGAGCGAGGGTCTTGCAGACCGCCGGGTCGTTCAGCGGTCCCATCGCCGTGATCAGTGCCTCGCGCAGCGTTTCGCCGTCGTCGGCCTTGTCGGCCTGGTCATACCGAGCCAGCAGCGTGGCCACTGCCGTGGCGCGCTCCTGACCGTTGAGCGGCTGGCTGCCGGCGATTCGCGCCAGTGCCCCGGCCGCGGCGATCACCGTCCGCTCGTACGTGGAGTCCATCTCCTTCAGGACCGCTGGAAGGGCCTTGGGGTCCCGCAGGCGCCCCAGCGCCGTCAGCAGCCCCTGGCGCACGGTCTGGACCTTCTCGCTGTCCAGTTGCGTCAGCAGGGTCGGGAGAATCTGCGCCTCGCCCAACTGGGCCGCCAGCAGCGCCGCCGAGCGGCGCACCTCGCCGGTGGCGTCGGTCAGCATCCCGCTGATGCGCTTTCGCACCGCGGCGGGTAGTTCCTTGCCGCCGGCGACGCGGCGGTCAGCCAGCGTCAGCCCCGCCAGGCGAACGTCGGCCATCCGATCGCTCAGCAGCGACAGCAGCATGGATTCCTGCTGGGTCTGGCTGGCAGTCTCGTACAGGTCGGTGATGGCCTTGGTCAGGCGCTCGCGAAGTTGGGCGTTTTCGATTTCGAGGGCGGCCTTGGAGCGGCTGAGACTGTCGGCCAGTTCGTTGAGCCACAGCAGTGGGTCTTTGTCTTTGTTTCGCTGCCACCAGGCGGCCCAGGCGGCGCGATCCTTGCCCAGGCTCTGGTTGTTGGTCATCGCCGCCAATGACAGCATCGCCGCGTCGCGGATCACCGCATCGTCGTCGTTGGTCAGGGTGATCAGGGCCTGGGCGGTCTGCTTGTCCAGCAGCGAGCCCATCGCCTCGGTGGCCACCTGCCGCACGGGCCTGTCCTGCTTGACGTCCAGGGCGATAGCCGTCAACTTGCCCGAGGCGCCTTTGGCGCGGTACGTGGCCAAAGCCTTGGCCGCCGGGCCGCGCACCGACGCGTCCTGCCCGGTCAACATCGACACCAGCGGCGCGATGAAGTCCGGATGGGCCGGACCATTCTCGGCAATCGCCTGCGCGATGGCGATCTGCGCCGTCTGGTTCGCAC includes:
- a CDS encoding HEAT repeat domain-containing protein, which encodes MYERNICIFLVSCLLAAGSAGAQSPPTPLTDAQSLELSTYTAQLNDPQRSARTKQEAAALLLTRSYPQAAEALLTVLKNSANQTAQIAIAQAIAENGPAHPDFIAPLVSMLTGQDASVRGPAAKALATYRAKGASGKLTAIALDVKQDRPVRQVATEAMGSLLDKQTAQALITLTNDDDAVIRDAAMLSLAAMTNNQSLGKDRAAWAAWWQRNKDKDPLLWLNELADSLSRSKAALEIENAQLRERLTKAITDLYETASQTQQESMLLSLLSDRMADVRLAGLTLADRRVAGGKELPAAVRKRISGMLTDATGEVRRSAALLAAQLGEAQILPTLLTQLDSEKVQTVRQGLLTALGRLRDPKALPAVLKEMDSTYERTVIAAAGALARIAGSQPLNGQERATAVATLLARYDQADKADDGETLREALITAMGPLNDPAVCKTLARALSDRAATVRLAALNAMAQQGFSDGAETIAPLMGDSDRGVRRAAILALGTLGGQKYLGAISQRTRVETEDDAAVRDQAWSTMMSLLSKADVAVLRETATALAAREDALVQRIKVLDMLVQALVAAKSPQAWAVQREMGEALMKASRAAEAAVAFEKAHKALLAAGDAQARPAWRQWVEAMILADDVSAVKAMAEQTDAEAFQAALEQLNHRMSALNADGKFDLVVLLARQAVDRLAQRLTSEQLKRMQNLLALASAKQRLDDQQRVRQLLGQMLGGDESAAKAAEVELQNLGPRAVKPLVEAMAKSISDDGAKPESEKTILALLARLAPHLKGYDIKASRAERLKVIDGWKTRIGP